GGCCAGGGCGTCCGTTACCCGGGCGTGACCGGCTCACGTGCGTCAGCAAGCCCGCCGTCGCACGGCACCGTCCGGGTCACGGAGCCGAGCCGCCGGGATGTCCCGTGCTGCCCGGCCGCGTGACCTCCCGACCGGGAGAGGCACCCGCCGATCATGAACATCCGCCGCAGCGCCGCGACCCTGGCCGCCGCCACCGTCGTGCTGGGTGCCGCCGTCCCCGCCGTCGCCGCGACCCCGTCCCCCACCCCGTCGGTGGCGATACCCGGCGGGCTGTACGGCACCGCCGACCCGACCTACGACGGCGTCTGGCGCCAGTCGCTGGCCCTGCTCGCGCAGCGCACCACGGGCTTCACCCCGGCCGCGGACGCCGTCGCCTGGCTGACCGGGCAGCAGTGCGCGAACGGCGCCTTCGCCGCGTTCCGCGCGGACACCGCCAAGGCGTGCGACGCGAAGCTGATGGTGGACACCAACAGCACGGCGGCCGCCGTCCAGGCGCTGGCGGCGCTCGGCGGCCACGGCGCCGCGACGCAGAAGGCCGTCGACTGGCTGAAGTCCGTCCAGAACGCCGACGGCGGCTGGGGCTACACCCCCGGCGGGGCCAGCGACACGAACTCGACGTCGGTGGTGGCGGGCGCCCTGGCGGCGGCCGGGCAGCAGCCCTCGGCGGTGCGCAAGGCGGGGAAGTCGCCGTACGACGCCCTGGTGAAGCTCTCCCTGCCGTGCGACCGGACCGGTGGCGGCGCGTTCGCCTACCAGCCGGACAAGAAGGGCGCCCTCGCGGCCAACGCGGACGCGACAGCGGCGGGTGTGCTCGGCGCCCTCGGCAAGGGGTTCGTGACCACGGCGGGCAAGACCTCGGCGGACGGCACGTGCGCCCCGGCCGACGCGGGCACCCCGGGCACCCTCGCGCGCAACGGCGCGGGCTGGCTCGCCGAGTCGGTCGGCACCACCGGCCACCTGAAGTCCGTCCTGCCCGGCGCCGAGGACCAGCCCGACTACGGCAACACCGCCGACGCCGTCGTCGCCCTCGCCGCGCAGGGGCGGACCGAGCAGGCCGAGAAGCCCCTCGCCTGGCTCGAGAAGAACTCCGCCGCCTGGGCGAAGCAGAGCGGCCCCGCCGCGTACGCCCAGCTGATCTTCGCGGCGCACGCCATGGGCGCCGATCCCCGCCGGTTCGGCGGCACCGACCTGGTCGCCCTGCTCAACGCGACGGGTCCGGCCCCGCAGGCCGCGACGAAGGCCACCGGCGCCGACACCGCCGCCGACGAGAAGAAGGACAGCTCGGATTCCGCGTTCGGCGTCTGGTGGACGGTCGGTGTCTTCCTCGTCGCCGGCATCGGCATCGGGTTCCTGATCAGCGGCCGCAAGCGGCGTCAGCCGTGACGCGCCGGTCCGCCGCCCTCGTCCTCGCCGCCCTGCTGCTCGCCCTGACCGGCGCGGCCGGGTCCGCCCGGGCGGCCGGGTACCGCTACTGGTCCTTCTGGGACCGGTCGGCGGGCGGGTGGACGTACGCCACGCAGGGCCCCTCCACCGCCCGGCCCGGCGACGGTGACGTCCAGGGGTTCCGGTTCGCGGTGAGCGCGGACTCCCAGGACGCCTCGCAGCCGCGCGGCGCGGCCTCCTTCGCCGCGATCTGCGCCGGGACGCCCGCGCGGGACGGCTCGAAGCGGGTGGCCCTGGTCCTCGACTTCGGCACGGCGGCGGACGCCCCGGGCGGCGAGGTCCCGCCGTCGCCGCGCACGGCGTGCGCCCGGGTCTCCCCCGACGCGACGACGGCCGAGGCCCTGGCCGCCGTCGCGAAACCCCTGCGCTACGACACCAACGCCCTGCTGTGCGCGATCGCGGGGTACCCGCGGACGGGCTGCGGCGAGCAGGTGTCCGGGCAGGAGGCGGGAAAGACGTCGGGCCAGGCCTCGGGCGGGGACGGGCCGGCGTCCGCCGCGAAGCCCGGACCCGAGGCGGGGGACGGTGCGGACGGCGGGCCGTCGGTCGGTCTGTACGCCGGTGCGGCGGCCGTGGCGGTCCTGGCCGCGGCGGCCGTGTGGCAGGCCAGGCGGCGGGGATCGCGCGGGAATGGCTGACCGCCGCCCCAGCTCACGGCGTCCCCCGCTGCACCCGGCGGCCTGGTGGCTGTGGGCGCTCGGCCTCGGCACCGCCGCCACCCGCACCACCAACCCGCTGCTCCTCGGTCTCCTGCTCGCCGTGTCGGCGTACGTCGTCACCACGTGCCGTCCCGACGCCCCCTGGTCCCGCTCCTACTCCGCGTTCCTCAAGCTGGCCCTCGCCGTCCTCGTCGTCCGCCTCGTCTTCGTCGTCGCCCTGGGGTCCCCGATCCCGGGATCGCACGTGCTCGTCACGCTCCCCGAGGTCCCCCTGCCGCACTGGGCGCAGGGCATCCGCCTCGGCGGCGCCGTCACGGCCGAGGGCGTGCTCTTCGCGCTCTACGACGGTCTGAAACTGGCCGCCCTGCTCGTGTGCGTGGGTGCCGCCAACGCCCTGGCCTCCCCGTCCCGCCTGCTCAGAACCCTGCCAGGCGCCCTGTACGAGACCGGGGTGGCCGTGGTCGTGGCGCTCACCTTCGCCCCGAACCTGATCGCCGACGTCCACCGGCTGCGCGCCGCCCGCCGGCTGCGCGGCCGGCCCGACAGCGGCCTGCGCGGCCTGCTCCAGGTGGGCCTGCCCGTCCTGGAGGGTGCGCTGGAACGCTCCGTGGCCCTCGCCGCGGCGATGGACGCCCGGGGCTACGGCCGTACCGCCGACGTGCCGGCCCCCGTGCGCCGGACGACCGCCGCGCTCACCCTCGGCGGGCTGCTCGGCGTCTGCGCGGGCACGTACGGCCTGCTGACCGCGGCGGGCGGCGGCTACGGTCTGCCGGTGCTGCTGGCGGGGGTCACGGCGGCCCTCGCCGGACTGCGGCTCGGCGGCCGCCGCTCCCCCCGCACCCGCTACCGTCCGGACCGCTGGACCCCGCGGGCCTGTCTGGTCGCCGCCTGCGGTGTCGCGGTCGCCGCTCTCCTCACCGTGGCCGCGTCCGCCGATCCGGCGGCCCTGCACCCGGGTGTGGTCCCGCTGACCGCTCCCGCCCTCCCGCTGCTGCCCGCGGCGGCCGTACTCCTCGGCCTGCTGCCCGCGTTCCTCGCCCCCGCAAGCCCGCTCGACGATTCGGCAGATCCCAAGGAGCCGTCGTGATCCGCTTCGAGAACGTCTCCGTGACGTACGACGGCGCCACCGCACCCACCGTCCGGGGTGTCGACCTCACCGTCCCGGAGGGCGAACTCGTACTGCTGGCGGGCCCGTCGGGCGTCGGCAAGTCGACGCTGCTCGGCACGGTGTCCGGCCTGGTCCCGCACTTCACCGGCGGCACCCTGAGCGGCCGGGTCACGGTCGACGGCCGTGACACCCGCACCCACAAGCCGCGTGAACTCGCCGACGTGGTGGGCACGGTGGGGCAGGATCCGCTCTCGCACTTCGTGACGGACACCGTCGAGGAGGAACTCGCCTACGGCATGGAGTCGTTGGGCCTGCCGCCCGCGGTGATGCGGCGCCGCGTCGAGGAGACCCTCGATCTGCTGGGCCTGGCCGCCCTGCGCGACCGGCCCATCGCCACCCTCTCCGGCGGCCAGCAGCAGCGGGTCGCGATCGGCTCGGTCCTCACCCCGCACCCGCGGGTCCTCGTCCTGGACGAGCCGACGTCCGCTCTGGACCCGGCGGCCGCCGAGGAGGTCCTCGCCGTGCTGCTCCGCCTCGTCCACGACCTCGGTACGACGGTGCTGCTGGCGGAACACCGTCTGGAGCGCGTCCTCCAGTACGCCGACCGCGTCGCCCTGCTGCCCTCCCCCGGCGCGGCCCCGCTGCTGGGCACCCCGGCGGACATGATGGCCGTGTCCCCCGTGTTCCCGCCGGTGGTGGACCTCGGCCGGCTCGCGGGCTGGACCCCGCTCCCCCTGACCGTCCGGGACGCCCGCCGCCGCGCCGACGGCCTGCGCGAACGGCTGACGGAAGGGCCGGCGCAAGCGCGGACCCGCCAGAAGCCGGGCACCCCCGCACTCGGCCCCGGGCACGAGAACCGGCCGCCCGCCGCGGCCCTTGCCAAGGAGCCGGATGCCCGTCGGCCGCGCCGGCCGCGGTTCGGCGGCTTCCGGGCAGGCCGGACCGCCGCCGCGCCCGCGCACCCCGCCTCCCCCGTCGAGGCCCGCTCGCTCGCCGTACGGCGGGCCCGCGTCCAGGCCCTGCGGGACGTGGACCTCACGGTCGGGCCGGGCGAGACCGTCGCCCTCATGGGGCGCAACGGCGCCGGCAAGTCGACGCTGCTCAACACCTTCGTCGGTCTCGTCGAACCCACTGCGGGCACGGTCCGCGTGGGCGGGCTGGAGCCGCACCGCACCCCGCCCCGTGAGCTGGTCCGCCGCGTCGGCCTGGTCCCGCAGGAGCCGCGCGACCTGCTGTACGCCGACACGGTGGCCGCCGAGTGCGCGTCCGCCGACCGGGACGCGGGAGCCGCCCCCGGCACCTGCCGGGCCCTGGTGTCGGAACTGCTGGCGGGCGTCACGGACGACATCCACCCCCGCGACCTCTCCGAGGGCCAGCGGCTGACCCTCGCGCTGGCCGTCGTCCTCACCGCCCGGCCGCCCCTCCTCCTCCTCGACGAGCCGACCCGGGGCCTGGACTACGCGGCGAAGGCGCGCCTGGTCGCCGTCCTGCGCGGCCTCGCCGCCGCCGGGCACGCCATCGTGCTGGCCACCCACGACGTGGAACTGGCCGCGGAACTGGCCCACCGGGTGGTGCTGCTCGCGGAGGGCGAGGTGATCGCCGACGGCCCGACGGCGCAGGTCGTGGTCTCCTCCCCCTCCTTCGCCCCGCAGGTGACGAAGATCCTGGCCCCGCAGGAGTGGCTCACGGTCACCCAGGTCCGCGAGGCCCTCGCCGCCCTCGGGGAGGCGCGGCGATGACGGCACCCAGGCGGCGCCCGGTTCCGCTGGGCCCCCGCTCCCTCGCGTCGCTGGCGCTGGTCAGCGCGGTCGGCGTGATCGCGTTCGGCTGGCCCTTCCTGGCCCCGCCCGCCTCGGCGCTGAACGCCCACGCGCAGGACGCCCCGTGGCTCTTCGCGGGTCTGCTGGTGCTGCTGGTCGCCGTGGTCGCGGCGACCATCTCGGAGTCGGGGCTCGGCGCGAAGGCCGTGGCGATGCTGGGCGTGCTGGCGGCGACCGGTGCGGCCCTGCGTCCGATCGGCGCGGGGACGGCGGGCATCGAGCCGATGTTCTTCCTGATGGTGCTGAGCGGCCGGGTCCTCGGCCCCGGCTTCGGCTTCGTCCTCGGGTCGGTGACGATGTTCGCGTCCGCGCTGCTCACCGGCGGGGTGGGCCCGTGGATGCCGTTCCAGATGCTGGCGATGGGCTGGTTCACCATGGGCGCCGGTCTGCTGCCGGGCGCGGGACGGCTGCGGGGCCGTGCGGAGGTCGCGCTGCTCGCGGCCTACGGGTTCCTGGCCGCCTTCGCCTACGGCACGGCGATGAACATGGCCGGATGGCCCTTCATGGGCGCGCTGGCCTCGGGGGTCGCGTTCGACCCGGACGGGACGGTGCCCGCGAACCTGGCCCGCTTCGTCGCGTACTGCGTGGCGACCTCCCTGGGCTGGGACCTGGGCCGGGCGGTGGTCACGGTGCTGCTGACGCTGACCCTCGGCCCGGCCGTGCTCAGGGCGCTGCGCAGAGCCACCCGGCGCGCCGCCTTCGAGACCGCGGTCACATTCGAGGCCCCGCGGAGGGCCCCGGAGACCCGTTGACCGGTGAACCACCCCACATGACCCACATCACCTACTACCTGACCTAGTCGGACAAATCGGAAGCCATGCCCATGCCATTAGGGCCTCTGACCTGGGCATTGAGAGCCAGCTCACACAGGGCGCCGGAACCCCGAATACGGCCACAACTAGCAAAAGGGGTCTTTGCGGACGGCCGCCGAGCCTGTTTCTCTGGATGACGTCGCAGGGTGCCGACGAGCCCACGGGCCTCGGTACCACGGCATGCAGCCACCCACCGCAACCACACGGTGCGGCCACGCACCGCGTGACTCCGGCATGCAAGCGACCGAAAACGTCCCCGAAGGAAAAGGTTCCACGTGTCCGTCTCCGTCATCCGTCGCATCGCTTCCCCCAAGAAGGCCCTCACCGGTATCGCCGTGGCCGCCGCGACCGCGGGTATGGCGCTGTCCGCCGCCCCCGCCCACGCCGCGACGACGTCCTCCGCCGCCCAGGCCCAGGCGATCGCGCACAAGATGATCCCGAACGCGGCGCAGTACAAGGCCTTCTCGAACATCGTCAAGCACGAGAGCGGCTGGAACGTCAGCGCCACCAACGCCTCCTCCGGCGCCTACGGCCTGGTCCAGGCGCTGCCCGGCTCGAAGATGGCCTCCGCCGGCTCCGACTGGAAGAGCAACGCCAAGACCCAGATCAAGTGGGGCCTGGACTACATGAACTCCCGCTACGGCAGCCCCGTCGCCGCCTGGAACTTCTGGCAGGCCAACGGCTGGTACTGAGCCGCCCCACCACGCCGACACCCTCCGGCACCCCCCGCGCCCACCAGGCGCCCCCGTACCGTCGAAGGCGGCGGCCCCCGATCCCCGGGGCCGCCGCCTTCGGCGTTCCCGTCCCGGCGCCCGCGCCCTCGCGCGCGCCCGCCCTCGGCGTTTCCCACCTTCGCGTGATCCACTGACCCGGTGACGACCGAGCCCGCGCACGACGCAGCCGACGAGCCCACGAAGGACCCCGACTCACGGGGCGTCCCGCTGGTCCCCGTGCTGCTCGCACTGACGGTGGTCAGCGGTCTGATCGACGCGGTCAGCTATCTGGGCCTCGGCCACGTCTTCACCGCGAACATGACCGGCAACGTGGTCGTGCTGGGCTTCGCGGCGGCCGGCGCCCCCGGCTTCTCCGTCCCGCACACGGCGACCTCGCTGGGCTGCTTCCTGGCCGGCGCGGCGGTGGGCGGACGGGTCTCCCGCCGCCTCGGAACCGGCTCGCGCCGCACCTGGACGAGGGCGACCCTCGGCGCGGAGGCCGCGCTGGTGGGCGTCTCGGCCGCCGTGGCCTTCGCCGCCCCCGACCACGCCCCCGTCACCGTCTACTCGGTCATCGCCCTGACCGCCTTCGCGATGGGCCTGCGCAACGCGACCGTGCGCAGACTCGGCGTGGCCGACCTCACCACCACCGTCCTGACGATGACCCTCACCGGCCTGGCCTCCGACTCCCGGGCGGGCGGCGGCGCGGGCACGCGCTCCCCGCGCCGTACGGCGTCGGTGGTCGCGATGGTCGTCGGCGCGGCCCTCGGTGCCTGGCTGGTACTGCACCACGGCATCGCCGTCCCGCTGCTGGTGGCGACGGTGGCCGTGGGAATCCTGGCACTGATCACGTCCGGCCGGGAGTGAGACGGCTCCCGTCACGGGCCCGCCGGGAGGCGGACGGCCCCCGGCGCGGACGTCACCGTGCGCTGACCCGCAACTCCTTCACCCCGTTGATCCAGGCGGACCGCAGCCGCCGGGGATCGTCCACCAGCCTCAGGCCGGGCAGGGCGTCGGCGATGGCGTTGAAGATGAGGTTGATCTCGAGCACGGCGAGTGACTTGCCGAGACAGAAGTGCGGTCCGCCGCCGCCGAACCCGAGGTGCGGATTCGGATCCCGGGTGACGTCGAACTCGTCGGGCCGTTCGAACACCTCGGGGTCGCGGTTGGCGGAGGCGTAGAAGATGCCGACCCGGTCCCCCTTCCTGATCGTCTTCCCGCCGAGTTCGGTGTCCTGGGTGGCGGTCCGCTGGAAGGCGACGACGGGCGTGGCCCAGCGGACGATCTCCTCGGCGGCGGTACCGGGCCGCTCGCGCTTGTACAGCTCCCACTGGTCGGGGTGGGTGAGGAAGGCGTGCATGCCGTGGGTCGTGGCGTTGCGGGTCGTCTCGTTGCCGGCCACGGCGAGCATCAGCACGAAGAACCCGAACTCGTCGGAGTTGAGGTTGCCCTCGTTCTCGGCGGCCACCAGCGTGGAGACGATGTCCCGCGCCGGGCACTGCTTGCGCTCGGCGGCCATGTTCATGGCGTACGCGAGGATCTCGGCGGCGGACTGCTGTCCCACCTCCGCCGTGATGGCGAACTCGGGATCGTCGTACCCGATCATCTTGTTCGACCAGTCGAAGATCCTGGAGCGGTCCTCCTGCGGTACGCCGATCAGCTCGGCGATGGCCTGGAGGGGCAGCTCGGAGGCGATGGACGTCACGAAGTCGAAGGAACCGTCCTGCGCGCGGGCCCGGTCGACGATCGCCGTGGCCCGCTCGCGCAGCCGCTCCTCCAGCGCCCGGATGGCCCGGGGTGTGAACCCGCGCTGCACGATCTGCCGCACGCGCGTGTGCTCCGGCGGGTCCATGTTCAGCAGGATGAGCCGCTGGGCGTCGATCGAGTCCCGCTCGATGTGCTCGTTGAACCGGATGATCGCGGTGTTGAGGTAGGAGGAGAAGATCTCGGGGTGGGTGGACACGTACTTCACGTCCGCGTGGCGGGTCACCGCCCAGTACCCCTCGTCCTGGAATCCGGCGACGTTGCCCGTCTGGGGGATCCAGCGGACCGGTTCGGCGACGCGCAGCTCGGCGAACTCCGCCATCGGAACGTGGTGTTGCAGCAGGTCGGGGTCGGTGAAGTCGAACCCGTCGGGAAGCGCTGGACAGGGCATCGGCGGCTCCAGCCATCGGGCGACGCGATCTGACGGTTCATCAGAAACAGATTGCCGTGAAGGTAGTTCAGGACCCTCGAGGCTGCAAGACCCTTGCGGTGACGCACATCACGTCAGCAGACTGCACACAGCAGAGAACTAGAACACGTACTAGTTCCGAAGGGATCCGCACCCATGGCCGCCGAACCCGTGATCGTGGAAGCAGTCCGCACCCCCATCGGCAAGCGCGGCGGCGCGCTCGCCAACCTGCACCCCGCCTATCTCCTGGGCGAGACCTACCGCGAGCTACTCGGCCGCACCGGCATCCCCGCCGACGCGGTCGAGCAGATCGTCGGCGGCACGGTGACCCACGCCGGCGAACAGTCCATGAACCCGGCAAGGACAGCATGGCTGACGATGGGCCTCCCGTACGAGACCGCCGCGACAACGGTCGACTGCCAGTGCGGTTCCTCGCAGCAGGCGAGCCATATGGCGGCGAACATGATCGCGGCGGGCGTCATCGACGTCGGCATCAGCTGCGGCGTGGAGGCGATGTCCCGCGTCCCGCTCGGCTCGGGCTCGAAGCACGGCCCCGGCAAGCCGTTCCCGGACGAGTGGAACGTGGACCTCCCGAACCAGTTCGAGGCGGCGGAACGCATCGCCCGCAACCGGGGGTTGAGCCGGTCGGACGTGGACGCCCTGGGCCTTCTCTCCCAGGACCGGGCGGCGACGGCGTGGTCGGAGGAACGCTTCAAGCGCGAGACCTTCGCCGTCCAGGTCCCGACCACGGAGGAGGAACAGGCGGCAGGACAGGGCATGTGGCGCCTGGTCGACCGCGACGAGGGCCTGCGGGACACCTCCCTCGAAGCCCTGTCCCGCCTGAAGCCGGTGATGCCGACGGCGATCCACACGGCCGGCAACTCGTCCCAGATCAGCGACGGCGCGGCGGCCATCATGTGGGCGTCGAAACGGATGGCCCGCGCCCTGAAGCTGAAGCCGAGGGCGCGCATCGTCGCCCAGGCCCTGGTGGGCGCGGACCCGCACTTCCACCTCGACGGCCCGATCGACGCCACGAAGGCCGTCCTGGGCAAGGCGGGCATGTCCCTGAAGGACATCGACCTGGTCGAGATCAACGAGGCGTTCGCGTCGGTGGTGCTGAGCTGGACGAAGGTCTTCGACCAGGACCTGTCGAAGGTCAACGTCAACGGCGGAGCGATAGCCCTGGGCCACCCCGTCGGCGCGACGGGCGCCCGCCTGATCACGACGGCCCTGCACGAACTGGAACGCAGGGACAAGGAGTTCGCCCTGATCACCATGTGCGCGGGCGGCGCACTGGCCACGGGCACGATCATCCAACGGCTGTGACACGACCTCCGGTCCGGGCAAGGAACGTCTCGACCCCGGCGGGCCCGACAGCGAGGATCGGGCCCACCGGGGGCACCGTCCGGTCACTCACCCCGAATCTCCGGGGCGCCTTCTCCTGAGCCACGCACCGGTCACGCTCACCGTCGTCAGCAAGGCCCCGTACGTCGCGGCCCACGGCAGGGTCCGCGGAATGTCCAGAAGAGGGCCCACCACCCAGAACACGGCGGACGACACCACCCACCACCCGAGCGACAGCAGTACGGCCACACCCGGCGACAGGGGAGCCTCTCGCTTCCGGGCCGCCACCCGTCGGGCTTCCTCGGCCCTGCCGGTTCTCTCGTCACAGGTCTGCTGCCGGCGTGCGAGGCGACACGCGCCCCACGTCAAGAACCCCACCCCGGCGCCGACCGGACCTGTCTGGAGCCAAACGCCGGCATCGCCGAACCCGGACAAGGCCCAGACGATCGCCACCCACAGCACTCCCCCGCAGACCGCACCGGTGCGTACGGGATGCCGGGCGACCGCCACCTCCAGCCGAGTAGGCGGCTCCCCCGTCCCCAGTCGCCGTTCGACCGCCGGCAACGCCCTCTCCCAGCGCCGCATGCCCACCCCTTCGTGTCTCTCCCCTGCACAGGCGCGGATCGCTTTCCCCCCGGCCTCGGTCGACGAGGTCGACGCGTGGGCGTGTGCCGCCGGGCAGCCCCCCCTGTGGCGATACGCCGGAGGATATCCCCGCGTGCGGGTCGCGGACCCGAGTACCGGCCTGAGTCTGGCGCGGTGTTAAGGTCGCGGCTTTCGGCTGTTAGGGACTTGTCTTGACCTCCACCCCGGCCCCCGCTCGCGACCGTCTGCCCTCGCTCACCGGGCTTCGGTTCTGGGCCGCGTTGCTTGTCGTGCTGTATCACCTGTCCCGGCAGGTGGGGACCGTGCCCGGGGTCAGTGACGCCGTCTGGTACGGGCGCAGTGGGGTGACGTTCTTCTTCGTGTTGTCCGGGGTCGTGCTCGCCTGGACGTACGACGGTGCGGGGGTCTCCGTCCGCGTGTTCCTGTGGCGGCGGTTCGCCCGGATCTGGCCGATGCTCGCCGTGGGTGTCGGGGCGTCCGTCGCGGTGTGGTCGGTCCTGATGGACCGGGCCGTCTCCCTCGAGGCGGTCGCCGCGAACCTGCTGCTCGTGCACGCGTGGTTCCCGCAGCCGGTCGTCTTCACGGGCGGCAATCCGGCCGCCTGGTCGCTCAGTGACGAGGCCTTCTTCTATGTCGCCTTTCCCGCGCTGCTGGCCGTGCTCGCCGGGCGGCGGTACCGGGTGTGGGCGTGGACGGCGGTCGGCGTGTGCGGTGCCGCACTGCTGGTGTGGCCCGCGCTGGCCGGGGCGTCGCCCACCACCCGTACCTGGGCGCTCGACTACCTGCCCCTGACCCGCTCGCTCCAGTTCGTGCTGGGTGTGGTGGCCGGGCTGGCGCTCAAGCGCGGCTGGCGGCCCCCGGTGTCGCTGCCGGTGGCGGTCGGGCTCGTCGTGGCCTGGCACCTGGCGCTGATCCCGTGGTCCGACGCGGTGCCGGACGCCGTCTGGTACAGCCCGTACTCCGCCTCGCAGTTGTTCTCCGCGCCCCTCTTCGCCGCCCTCATCTGCGCCGCCGCCCGCGCCGATCTCGACGGCCGGCGTACCGGTCTCGGCGGTACCTGGATGATCAGGCTGGGGCACTGGTCGTTCGCCTGGTACCTCCTGCACGAGATCGTGATCCGGGTCGCGGTGTTCGCGTGGGGCAAGCCCGCGCCCGGGGGCGGGACGCTCGTCTTCTGGGCGGGGGTGCTGGTCGTCAGCCAGGCCTTCGCCGCCCTCGCCTACCGGTGTGTCGAGCGACCGGCCGAACGCCGGCTGCGGGGCCTGGTGGTCCCGCCCTCCGCGGGCGCCTCAGAGCGGCGGAGTCGGACCGTCGCCTGAGCGGGCGGCCTCACGCTCGCGAAGCCGGGCGCGCAGACGGCCGACCGTTCGTGAGAGGGCGAGGACCAGCCGCGTCACGCCGAGGACCAGGGAGACCGAGGCGAGCAGCGCGAGGAGGACCAGCGCGGGGTTGATCCAGGCCGGGACCAGGTCGTACGACGCGTTGCACCTGTTGTGCAGCGGGAAGATCTGCGAGGGCTCACGCCAGTGCTCCGCGCGGTAGGCCTCGTCGTACTTCTGGCCCCTCAGGAGCGTGCAGGTCTCCGCGACGTCGAGGCCGCCGGACCAGACTCCCCACAGCCAGACGACGAACAGGGCTCCGCAGGACAGGACCGACAGGGTCAGCCAGTGGAGCGCCGTCAGTCGCATCAACCGCAGTCGCACCGACCTCAGACGCACCACCCTCGCTCGCGCGGTGTCGCCCATCGCGTCTCTTCTCCCCCGTGTCCCCCGTGCCCCCGGCTTCCCATTCTCCCTCCTGGCGATCGGAAGCCTCTCCTCCCCCCAACTGCCGTCTGTACCATGCGGTTTGTCCTGAGCGTGCAGGAGCGGGCCGGGGCGGCCTCGGGGAGGGGACCGGACATGCTGAGCGAAGCGCTGACCGCGGCCGCGGCGGGCGGGGGGATGGCCGTCGTGCAGGCGGCGGGGGCGGACGGCTGGGCCTGGTTCCGGGTGCGGTGCGCCCGGCTCGTCGGACGGGGGGACGCCGACGCCGAACGGGAGGCGCTCGCGCGGCTCGATCGCACCGCCGCCGCCCTGGACGCCGTCGACGAGAGTGAGCGGCAGCGGGTGCGGGCGGTGCACGCGGTGCTGTGGCAGGGCGAGTTCGCCTCGGTGATCGAAGCCCTCGGGGAGCCGGACCGGGCCCGGTTGGCCGAGCAACTCATCGATCTCACAAGGGAGTTCGACGCCTCGAACGGGACGGCCCGCGGGGCCGTCGGCGGCAACTCCTTCCATGGGCCCACCGCCGTCCAGACCGGCGACCACAACCGGCAGGAGAATCACTTCGGATCAGGTGGATGACCGGTCCGGGCAGGAGGCCGGGCGGCGATACGGGCAGTGATCCGGACCCGGACGGTGAGGAGTCCGCCTCCGCCGGCGGGCACTC
Above is a genomic segment from Streptomyces asoensis containing:
- a CDS encoding prenyltransferase/squalene oxidase repeat-containing protein, whose translation is MNIRRSAATLAAATVVLGAAVPAVAATPSPTPSVAIPGGLYGTADPTYDGVWRQSLALLAQRTTGFTPAADAVAWLTGQQCANGAFAAFRADTAKACDAKLMVDTNSTAAAVQALAALGGHGAATQKAVDWLKSVQNADGGWGYTPGGASDTNSTSVVAGALAAAGQQPSAVRKAGKSPYDALVKLSLPCDRTGGGAFAYQPDKKGALAANADATAAGVLGALGKGFVTTAGKTSADGTCAPADAGTPGTLARNGAGWLAESVGTTGHLKSVLPGAEDQPDYGNTADAVVALAAQGRTEQAEKPLAWLEKNSAAWAKQSGPAAYAQLIFAAHAMGADPRRFGGTDLVALLNATGPAPQAATKATGADTAADEKKDSSDSAFGVWWTVGVFLVAGIGIGFLISGRKRRQP
- a CDS encoding SCO2322 family protein, encoding MTRRSAALVLAALLLALTGAAGSARAAGYRYWSFWDRSAGGWTYATQGPSTARPGDGDVQGFRFAVSADSQDASQPRGAASFAAICAGTPARDGSKRVALVLDFGTAADAPGGEVPPSPRTACARVSPDATTAEALAAVAKPLRYDTNALLCAIAGYPRTGCGEQVSGQEAGKTSGQASGGDGPASAAKPGPEAGDGADGGPSVGLYAGAAAVAVLAAAAVWQARRRGSRGNG
- a CDS encoding CbiQ family ECF transporter T component, yielding MADRRPSSRRPPLHPAAWWLWALGLGTAATRTTNPLLLGLLLAVSAYVVTTCRPDAPWSRSYSAFLKLALAVLVVRLVFVVALGSPIPGSHVLVTLPEVPLPHWAQGIRLGGAVTAEGVLFALYDGLKLAALLVCVGAANALASPSRLLRTLPGALYETGVAVVVALTFAPNLIADVHRLRAARRLRGRPDSGLRGLLQVGLPVLEGALERSVALAAAMDARGYGRTADVPAPVRRTTAALTLGGLLGVCAGTYGLLTAAGGGYGLPVLLAGVTAALAGLRLGGRRSPRTRYRPDRWTPRACLVAACGVAVAALLTVAASADPAALHPGVVPLTAPALPLLPAAAVLLGLLPAFLAPASPLDDSADPKEPS
- a CDS encoding ABC transporter ATP-binding protein, whose protein sequence is MIRFENVSVTYDGATAPTVRGVDLTVPEGELVLLAGPSGVGKSTLLGTVSGLVPHFTGGTLSGRVTVDGRDTRTHKPRELADVVGTVGQDPLSHFVTDTVEEELAYGMESLGLPPAVMRRRVEETLDLLGLAALRDRPIATLSGGQQQRVAIGSVLTPHPRVLVLDEPTSALDPAAAEEVLAVLLRLVHDLGTTVLLAEHRLERVLQYADRVALLPSPGAAPLLGTPADMMAVSPVFPPVVDLGRLAGWTPLPLTVRDARRRADGLRERLTEGPAQARTRQKPGTPALGPGHENRPPAAALAKEPDARRPRRPRFGGFRAGRTAAAPAHPASPVEARSLAVRRARVQALRDVDLTVGPGETVALMGRNGAGKSTLLNTFVGLVEPTAGTVRVGGLEPHRTPPRELVRRVGLVPQEPRDLLYADTVAAECASADRDAGAAPGTCRALVSELLAGVTDDIHPRDLSEGQRLTLALAVVLTARPPLLLLDEPTRGLDYAAKARLVAVLRGLAAAGHAIVLATHDVELAAELAHRVVLLAEGEVIADGPTAQVVVSSPSFAPQVTKILAPQEWLTVTQVREALAALGEARR
- a CDS encoding ECF transporter S component, giving the protein MTAPRRRPVPLGPRSLASLALVSAVGVIAFGWPFLAPPASALNAHAQDAPWLFAGLLVLLVAVVAATISESGLGAKAVAMLGVLAATGAALRPIGAGTAGIEPMFFLMVLSGRVLGPGFGFVLGSVTMFASALLTGGVGPWMPFQMLAMGWFTMGAGLLPGAGRLRGRAEVALLAAYGFLAAFAYGTAMNMAGWPFMGALASGVAFDPDGTVPANLARFVAYCVATSLGWDLGRAVVTVLLTLTLGPAVLRALRRATRRAAFETAVTFEAPRRAPETR
- a CDS encoding transglycosylase SLT domain-containing protein, with translation MSVSVIRRIASPKKALTGIAVAAATAGMALSAAPAHAATTSSAAQAQAIAHKMIPNAAQYKAFSNIVKHESGWNVSATNASSGAYGLVQALPGSKMASAGSDWKSNAKTQIKWGLDYMNSRYGSPVAAWNFWQANGWY
- a CDS encoding YoaK family protein, which gives rise to MTTEPAHDAADEPTKDPDSRGVPLVPVLLALTVVSGLIDAVSYLGLGHVFTANMTGNVVVLGFAAAGAPGFSVPHTATSLGCFLAGAAVGGRVSRRLGTGSRRTWTRATLGAEAALVGVSAAVAFAAPDHAPVTVYSVIALTAFAMGLRNATVRRLGVADLTTTVLTMTLTGLASDSRAGGGAGTRSPRRTASVVAMVVGAALGAWLVLHHGIAVPLLVATVAVGILALITSGRE